The Anguilla rostrata isolate EN2019 chromosome 18, ASM1855537v3, whole genome shotgun sequence genome has a window encoding:
- the zfp36l2 gene encoding mRNA decay activator protein ZFP36L2, which yields MRELLRPKSSEKEMSATILSAFYDIDMLYKQEKSLNINAIHLNSMLDKKAVGAPVTTSSTSNNCSYSTGFFRRNSASNADSLTNCNKYPVSSYSNLKENVTSSSTTAMMNKENKFRDRAYSENGERSQQLQVLQQKPGSQINSTRYKTELCRPFEENGACKYGEKCQFAHGYHELRSLSRHPKYKTEPCRTFHTIGFCPYGPRCHFIHNADERRPAPSNANMQGEPKAARELCGFGQRETVQQHATYNQRDRPKLHHSLSFSGFSSHHGLESPLLESPTSRTPPPPSSNSSCSSNFYDDVLSPNSMSCVNSAFSFPGQDLKALLTPLAIHTQNGYGSQSNGAYYGNLQTNVCPPSPPYNMSHLQSLRRLSESPVFDSPPSPPDSLSDRESYVSGSLSSSGSLSGSESPSLDAGRRLPIFSRLSISDD from the exons ATGAGAGAGTTACTGCGGCCGAAATcctcagaaaaagaaatgtctgCTACAATTCTGTCCGCTTTCTACGACATCGACATGCTGTACAAG CAGGAGAAGAGCCTTAACATAAATGCAATCCACCTAAATAGTATGCTGGACAAGAAAGCGGTGGGGGCTCCGGTGACAACATCGAGCACGTCCAACAACTGTTCTTACTCGACTGGCTTTTTCCGAAGGAACTCAGCTAGCAATGCGGACTCTTTGACCAACTGCAACAAGTACCCAGTGAGTTCCTACAGCAACCTAAAGGAGAACGTGACCAGCAGCTCCACAACTGCCATGATGAACAAGGAAAACAAGTTCCGTGACCGCGCATACAGCGAAAACGGGGAACGcagccagcagctgcaggtCTTGCAGCAGAAGCCGGGTTCACAGATTAACTCAACCCGCTACAAAACCGAGCTCTGCAGGCCGTTTGAGGAAAACGGAGCGTGCAAATACGGAGAGAAGTGCCAATTTGCCCATGGGTACCACGAATTGAGGAGTTTGTCTCGCCACCCCAAGTACAAAACCGAGCCCTGCCGCACCTTCCACACCATTGGCTTCTGCCCTTACGGTCCTCGCTGTCATTTTATCCACAACGCTGACGAGCGTAGACCAGCACCCAGCAATGCCAACATGCAAGGAGAACCGAAAGCGGCCAGGGAGCTGTGCGGCTTTGGTCAACGGGAGACGGTGCAGCAGCACGCCACATATAATCAAAGGGACAGACCAAAGCTGCACCATAGCCTCAGTTTCTCTGGCTTTTCAAGTCATCACGGACTTGAATCTCCACTGCTTGAAAGTCCCACCTCGCGTACACCTCCACCCCCTTCATCCAATTCCTCATGCTCATCCAACTTCTACGATGACGTCCTGTCACCCAACTCGATGTCATGTGTGAACAGCGCCTTCTCTTTCCCCGGACAGGACCTGAAAGCCCTTCTCACTCCTCTTGCCATTCATACCCAGAATGGTTATGGCAGTCAGTCCAATGGTGCCTACTACGGAAACCTCCAGACCAACGTctgccccccttctcccccGTACAACATGAGCCACTTGCAGTCCCTGCGTCGCCTGTCCGAGTCGCCGGTGTTTGATTCCCCTCCGAGTCCGCCCGACTCCCTCTCAGACCGGGAGAGCTATGTGAGCGGGTCCCTCAGCTCTTCTGGAAGTCTCAGCGGCTCTGAATCGCCCAGTTTGGATGCTGGAAGGCGTTTGCCAATTTTTAGCAGGCTGTCGATCTCCGATGACTAA